A window of the Acidithiobacillus thiooxidans ATCC 19377 genome harbors these coding sequences:
- a CDS encoding TolC family protein — protein MALRLWFACTASLLLLLTGCAHYQAAPLPEHLSSSQDLHQKMAAALARMYSHVQSMDLQGPFSGKDLGTIAVLLNPQLRAMRANLGVAQAQVFAAGLLPDPQLSLSADLPSNVAAGYYNAYSMGLSWSLASLFTRSANLDIARAQQKFVQYQVAWQEWMQAGNTRVLARQLYYLQAQEAVAAAAARTSGKLYQAAAENLRLGDSTITTASLRQIAWLDSQDRALALRRQVTDTRQKLNQAIGLPPKMTFNIKPPQLWKSMPDAASLVKLADQRRLDLVALRAGYQAQEARVRRAILGQYPGFTIGFGKAADTSNIQSYSPSLTLDIPLWNRNRGAIAESEATRTQLRAAYAARLFQTRADIYRLVTDLHRLAREILPLQQQVPELEKAENRLRKAAAEHDVTLLDYETIRSQSLAKRLQLLALQESYAAQQAALEMAVGVPYADWESQK, from the coding sequence ATGGCATTACGATTATGGTTCGCCTGCACGGCGAGCCTGTTGTTACTGCTGACAGGATGCGCGCATTATCAGGCAGCGCCTTTGCCTGAGCATCTGTCCTCCAGTCAGGATCTGCATCAGAAAATGGCAGCGGCATTGGCGCGGATGTACTCCCATGTCCAGTCAATGGATTTGCAGGGACCATTTTCCGGGAAGGATCTTGGAACCATTGCGGTGTTGCTCAACCCGCAGTTGCGAGCCATGCGGGCCAATCTGGGGGTCGCCCAGGCCCAGGTTTTCGCGGCCGGTCTGCTTCCCGATCCCCAATTGTCACTCAGTGCGGACTTGCCCAGTAATGTTGCAGCCGGTTATTACAATGCCTATAGCATGGGTTTGAGTTGGAGCCTCGCCAGTCTGTTTACCCGCTCAGCCAATCTGGATATTGCCCGCGCCCAGCAGAAATTCGTGCAATATCAGGTCGCCTGGCAGGAGTGGATGCAAGCCGGTAATACGCGCGTGCTTGCCCGTCAGCTTTATTATTTGCAGGCGCAGGAAGCGGTCGCGGCAGCAGCGGCCAGGACCTCCGGGAAATTGTATCAAGCCGCCGCTGAAAATTTACGTCTGGGGGATAGCACCATCACTACCGCTTCACTGCGGCAAATTGCCTGGCTGGATAGTCAGGATCGGGCTTTGGCCTTACGTCGACAAGTCACGGATACCCGCCAGAAACTCAACCAGGCTATTGGTTTGCCCCCGAAAATGACGTTCAACATAAAACCTCCGCAGCTGTGGAAAAGCATGCCCGATGCGGCGTCATTAGTGAAATTGGCCGACCAGCGCCGCTTGGACCTGGTGGCCCTGCGGGCCGGTTATCAGGCACAGGAAGCCCGGGTACGGCGGGCTATTCTGGGTCAATATCCGGGTTTCACCATCGGTTTTGGAAAGGCTGCTGATACTTCCAATATACAAAGCTACAGCCCGAGTTTGACCCTGGATATTCCCCTCTGGAACCGGAATCGCGGGGCCATTGCCGAAAGCGAGGCGACCCGTACTCAACTGCGGGCAGCCTATGCCGCCCGTTTGTTTCAGACCCGCGCTGACATTTACCGTCTGGTGACGGACCTCCACCGTTTGGCCCGGGAAATCCTGCCTCTGCAGCAACAGGTTCCGGAACTGGAGAAAGCCGAAAACCGCTTACGCAAGGCGGCTGCCGAACATGACGTGACCTTGCTGGATTATGAAACCATACGTAGCCAGTCCCTGGCGAAGCGTCTGCAATTACTGGCGCTGCAGGAGTCCTATGCCGCCCAGCAGGCCGCTCTGGAAATGGCGGTTGGAGTACCTT
- a CDS encoding DUF2442 domain-containing protein, whose translation MLLDNGELFVSYAEFPWFKQATVEQITTIERQSSAHLYWPLLDVDLAVESIRNPASFPLVAKPNPSFRRTR comes from the coding sequence CTGCTCCTGGACAACGGCGAGCTTTTTGTTTCCTATGCCGAGTTCCCGTGGTTCAAACAAGCCACAGTTGAGCAAATCACCACGATTGAACGGCAATCTTCTGCTCATCTTTATTGGCCCTTGCTTGATGTTGACCTTGCAGTTGAATCTATCCGCAATCCAGCTTCGTTCCCATTAGTCGCCAAGCCCAACCCGTCATTCCGGCGGACGCGCTGA
- a CDS encoding IS256 family transposase, producing MGELGLGIEGILRRAARSLIEQAIEAEVAVLLEEFATVRMVDGRQAVVRNGHLPEREILTALGPVPVKVPKVRDRSGSGIKFNSVLAPPYVRKSRTVAATVPWLYLHGVSSGHMQEALSILLGDEAKGLSPAVLGRLKAEWAQEYAHWQHRSLQGKRYAYWWVDGIYTNLRAEEDPRICLLVIIGVTAEGKKELVSVSDGLRESKASWLEILRDLQARGLETAPLLAIGDGAMGFWAALDEAYPETGQQRCWVHKTANILNELPKAQQSKAKAALQEIWMAANRQAAEKALDVFVRNYQAKYPKAVAKLEKDRAELLAFYDFPAEHWRHIRTTNAIESTFATVRHRTTRTKNCVSRSSFLGLGFKMLQQAEKRWIGIYAPEKVLQLFAGVKFIDGLPANLTLPDDQQTAA from the coding sequence ATGGGAGAGTTGGGTCTGGGCATTGAAGGGATACTTCGACGCGCGGCACGCTCTCTGATTGAGCAGGCCATAGAGGCAGAGGTGGCGGTATTGCTGGAAGAATTTGCGACGGTGCGGATGGTTGATGGGCGTCAGGCGGTCGTGCGTAATGGGCATCTGCCGGAGCGCGAGATCCTGACCGCTCTGGGTCCGGTACCCGTCAAAGTACCCAAGGTGCGGGACCGCTCAGGATCGGGGATCAAATTCAATTCGGTACTGGCGCCTCCGTATGTACGCAAATCACGAACGGTAGCCGCTACAGTACCTTGGCTCTATCTGCATGGGGTGTCTTCCGGCCACATGCAGGAAGCCCTTTCCATTTTGCTGGGTGATGAGGCCAAGGGACTTTCACCTGCGGTGTTGGGACGTCTCAAGGCGGAGTGGGCGCAAGAGTATGCCCATTGGCAACACCGCTCCCTACAGGGAAAGCGCTATGCTTACTGGTGGGTAGACGGTATTTATACGAACCTCCGTGCGGAGGAGGATCCGCGTATCTGCCTGCTGGTGATTATCGGCGTGACGGCAGAGGGCAAGAAAGAGCTGGTCAGTGTCAGTGACGGCCTGCGCGAATCCAAAGCTTCCTGGCTGGAGATCCTGCGTGACCTGCAGGCGCGCGGTCTGGAGACGGCCCCTTTGCTCGCCATTGGGGATGGTGCCATGGGGTTTTGGGCCGCACTGGATGAAGCCTATCCCGAAACTGGTCAGCAACGCTGCTGGGTGCATAAGACCGCCAACATTCTCAACGAACTTCCCAAAGCCCAACAGAGCAAAGCCAAGGCAGCGTTGCAGGAAATCTGGATGGCCGCCAATCGCCAGGCTGCGGAAAAAGCACTGGACGTGTTTGTGCGCAATTACCAGGCAAAGTATCCCAAGGCCGTGGCTAAACTGGAAAAAGATCGGGCTGAATTGCTCGCTTTCTATGATTTTCCGGCCGAACACTGGCGGCATATCCGGACCACCAATGCCATTGAGTCCACCTTCGCTACGGTACGCCACCGGACTACCCGGACGAAGAACTGTGTATCACGCAGCAGCTTTCTGGGATTGGGTTTCAAGATGCTGCAGCAGGCTGAAAAACGCTGGATTGGGATTTATGCTCCAGAGAAAGTCCTGCAGCTTTTTGCAGGGGTGAAATTTATCGATGGCTTACCGGCTAACCTCACCCTGCCGGATGATCAACAGACCGCCGCCTGA
- a CDS encoding phage integrase N-terminal SAM-like domain-containing protein — translation MKNSRPDPSNPPKLLDQLRARIRTMHYSIRTEEVYTDWVRRFILFHRKRHPQNMGVAEVEAFLSYLANERHVSSSTQNQAKAALLFLYKQVLNIDLPRLENITNAKPSQHLPVVLTPIGLAFGFDVRAVRSCEAAGLTC, via the coding sequence ATGAAAAACTCCCGACCAGATCCCAGCAACCCGCCCAAGCTTCTGGATCAGCTGCGCGCCCGCATCCGGACGATGCATTACAGTATCCGCACTGAAGAAGTTTATACCGATTGGGTGCGGCGTTTTATTTTGTTCCATCGGAAGCGCCATCCCCAAAATATGGGGGTCGCTGAGGTGGAGGCTTTTCTGAGTTACCTCGCCAATGAGCGTCACGTTTCGTCATCCACTCAAAATCAGGCCAAGGCAGCTCTGCTTTTTTTGTACAAGCAGGTGCTGAATATAGATCTGCCCAGGTTGGAAAACATTACCAATGCCAAGCCTTCGCAGCATCTGCCCGTAGTGCTTACACCTATTGGATTGGCTTTTGGCTTCGATGTACGAGCTGTGCGGAGTTGTGAGGCGGCGGGATTGACTTGTTAA
- a CDS encoding type II toxin-antitoxin system ParD family antitoxin encodes MSKNTSVSLGNHFDQFIAAQLSRGRYGSATEVVRAGLRLLENEEQKLEALRQLIAEGRASGTAAYSYETFMAELDNELG; translated from the coding sequence ATGTCTAAAAACACCAGTGTTAGCTTGGGAAACCATTTCGATCAGTTTATTGCTGCCCAACTTTCTAGGGGCCGTTATGGCTCTGCGACAGAGGTGGTGCGAGCCGGTTTGCGTCTGCTTGAGAATGAAGAACAGAAACTGGAAGCGCTGCGCCAGTTGATTGCAGAAGGTCGAGCCAGCGGAACGGCTGCATACAGCTACGAAACTTTTATGGCTGAACTCGATAATGAATTGGGCTAA
- a CDS encoding type II toxin-antitoxin system RelE/ParE family toxin: MGVFALTLAAKNDLRGIARFTEERWGRAQRLHYLKGLDETFKILADSPRLGNPCDYIEPDLRKHPFQSHVVFYNCRSEEEIQVIRVLHKNMDTQYRMLLRHSET; encoded by the coding sequence ATGGGCGTATTTGCCCTTACCCTTGCGGCTAAAAACGATTTGCGTGGAATTGCTCGATTCACAGAGGAACGCTGGGGAAGGGCACAACGCCTGCATTACCTGAAAGGCTTGGATGAAACTTTCAAGATACTGGCCGATTCGCCAAGACTTGGGAATCCCTGTGATTATATCGAACCTGACCTGCGTAAACATCCTTTTCAGAGTCACGTCGTTTTTTACAACTGCCGCTCCGAAGAGGAGATTCAAGTGATTCGTGTTCTTCATAAAAATATGGATACTCAGTATAGAATGCTGCTGCGTCATAGCGAAACTTAG
- a CDS encoding ATP-binding protein, with protein MKKSLQRQLSIGLGIAIICMGLLAGLAAFFLSLNEAQEYQDASLQQIAALVPPQVWQNAYRYDQRHVDIDPDARIVVEPLCLSNCGKLDTPLQLPPQLSQGFHTVAVKDQDWRVFVRRLGPDKALAVAQSTDLRSDAAFASARWTLLPLLILIPLLVIFARIIVRRSLRPIHALAEAVDQQNADRPTPLSVEQVPEEIVPFIQSLNRLLERIRQLLAKERRFIADAAHELRTPLTALSLQVQNLQRADSLEESRKRLLPLQDGLERTRHLLDQLLGFARQQSVVSTIEPVDLTAVARQVVEDLYPLAELKKIDFGMDAEQALRVQGSFAAFYSLLRNAVDNALRYSPDHSEVTVRVRSEGNDVLLEVLDSGPGIPPEASERVFDPFYRLPGSAGDGSGLGLSIVRSIAEQMGGEIILQARTDHAGLHFIYRQKAG; from the coding sequence ATGAAAAAATCCTTGCAGCGGCAATTGTCCATTGGCTTGGGTATTGCCATTATCTGTATGGGCTTGCTGGCCGGTTTGGCGGCTTTCTTTTTATCCCTGAATGAAGCCCAGGAATATCAGGATGCTTCCTTGCAGCAGATTGCTGCACTGGTCCCTCCCCAGGTCTGGCAGAATGCTTACCGCTATGATCAACGACATGTGGATATTGATCCGGACGCGCGTATCGTCGTTGAACCGTTATGTTTATCAAATTGTGGGAAGCTGGATACTCCTTTGCAACTGCCCCCGCAATTATCACAGGGATTTCATACGGTTGCTGTCAAAGATCAGGATTGGCGGGTTTTTGTACGGCGTCTGGGACCAGATAAGGCGCTGGCCGTGGCACAATCTACCGATCTGCGCAGTGATGCAGCTTTTGCCAGCGCGCGTTGGACCCTGTTGCCCTTGTTGATTTTGATTCCGTTGTTGGTGATATTCGCACGGATTATTGTTCGCCGCAGTCTGAGACCGATCCATGCTTTGGCCGAGGCCGTGGATCAGCAGAATGCCGACCGACCCACGCCGCTTTCTGTGGAACAGGTACCCGAGGAGATTGTCCCGTTTATACAATCCCTGAATCGCCTGCTGGAAAGGATTCGGCAGTTGTTGGCTAAGGAGCGGCGTTTTATTGCCGATGCCGCCCATGAATTACGCACGCCTCTAACGGCCTTGTCACTCCAGGTGCAAAATCTGCAGCGGGCGGATTCTCTTGAGGAAAGTCGAAAACGTTTGTTGCCTCTACAGGATGGTTTGGAACGGACCCGTCATTTGTTGGATCAGTTGCTGGGTTTTGCCAGGCAGCAGAGTGTCGTTTCCACGATAGAACCGGTTGATCTGACCGCCGTAGCCCGTCAGGTTGTGGAAGATCTTTATCCTCTGGCGGAGCTGAAAAAAATAGATTTTGGCATGGATGCCGAACAAGCTTTGCGCGTGCAGGGTAGTTTTGCTGCCTTTTACAGCCTGTTGCGCAACGCTGTGGATAATGCCCTGCGCTACAGCCCGGACCATTCCGAAGTGACCGTGCGGGTGCGCAGCGAAGGGAATGATGTACTGCTGGAAGTGCTGGACAGTGGTCCGGGGATTCCGCCCGAGGCCTCAGAACGCGTATTTGATCCTTTTTACCGGCTTCCCGGTTCAGCAGGAGACGGCAGTGGTTTGGGCCTGAGCATCGTGCGCAGTATTGCCGAACAAATGGGCGGGGAAATTATCCTGCAAGCACGGACAGATCACGCCGGGTTGCATTTCATCTACCGTCAAAAAGCCGGCTAA
- a CDS encoding response regulator transcription factor, producing MRILLVEDDRMIGEAISVALRDAAYAVDWTRDGETALQAIANQEYQAILLDLGLPKLDGCTVLQRVRAMGSDLPIIIISARDALSDRIEGLDLGADDYLVKPFAMDELLARLRAIIRRQGGQGSPVLSSGSLQLDLSTHIAQLGEVSVLLSRREFALLQALLLRPGAILSRAQLEERLYGWGEEIESNSIDFLIHALRKKLGAEVIKNVRGAGWMVSRPL from the coding sequence ATGCGTATTCTTCTGGTTGAAGACGACCGAATGATTGGTGAAGCCATCTCTGTTGCGCTGCGGGATGCCGCTTATGCTGTGGATTGGACGCGTGATGGTGAAACGGCCCTGCAAGCCATTGCCAATCAGGAATATCAGGCCATTCTTCTGGATTTGGGCTTGCCCAAACTGGATGGTTGTACGGTGCTGCAGCGGGTGCGGGCAATGGGTAGTGATCTGCCGATTATTATTATTTCTGCCCGGGATGCCCTATCAGACCGGATAGAGGGTTTGGACCTGGGGGCGGATGATTATCTGGTCAAACCTTTTGCCATGGATGAATTGTTGGCACGCTTGCGTGCCATTATCCGTCGTCAGGGTGGACAGGGGTCGCCTGTGCTCAGCAGCGGATCCCTGCAGCTTGATTTAAGCACCCATATCGCGCAACTTGGCGAAGTCAGTGTGCTGCTGAGCCGTCGGGAGTTCGCCTTGCTGCAGGCTTTATTATTACGCCCCGGTGCGATACTGAGCCGGGCACAACTGGAAGAACGGCTATATGGTTGGGGCGAAGAAATAGAAAGTAACAGCATTGATTTCCTGATTCATGCTTTGCGCAAGAAACTCGGTGCGGAGGTCATCAAAAACGTGCGTGGTGCGGGCTGGATGGTTTCGCGTCCATTATGA
- a CDS encoding PepSY domain-containing protein, which translates to MKISIRLVGGIVGGVLLLSAFGAYAFTGQELAGKAKISIAQARATALRTYPGSITDQELEKEKGGSGLRYSFVIKKGHVSHEVGVDAMTGAILENSVEGDHAD; encoded by the coding sequence ATGAAGATATCTATACGGCTGGTGGGCGGTATTGTGGGCGGGGTGTTATTGCTGTCTGCTTTTGGTGCTTATGCTTTTACCGGCCAGGAATTGGCTGGGAAAGCAAAGATCAGTATCGCCCAGGCACGCGCTACGGCTTTACGGACTTATCCAGGTAGCATCACCGATCAGGAGCTGGAGAAAGAGAAAGGCGGCAGTGGATTGCGATATTCTTTCGTGATCAAAAAGGGGCATGTCAGTCATGAAGTCGGTGTTGATGCCATGACTGGCGCCATTCTGGAGAACTCGGTTGAAGGTGACCATGCCGATTGA
- a CDS encoding cytochrome b/b6 domain-containing protein: MHGSDSLPWPRSVKWLHIFLALFITFQLMSELDMKAIWKHVGISAFRHFLFVSHMWVGMASTLVIILFWLVVAGNAQLRAHLFPYHGVYLQRIGKDIQGATRGIFPPAGMRGGLPGLVHGLGLLAISAMGASGVVMFVMIYAAGGVKPGDAYGIPHAIHSLIANLVWAYWWGHIAMALLHASRTPRILRIFIP, from the coding sequence ATGCACGGATCAGATAGCTTACCCTGGCCACGCAGTGTCAAGTGGCTGCATATATTTTTGGCGCTGTTCATCACCTTTCAGTTGATGAGCGAGCTGGACATGAAAGCCATCTGGAAACATGTAGGTATTTCAGCGTTTCGGCACTTTCTGTTTGTATCCCATATGTGGGTGGGGATGGCCAGTACTCTGGTGATCATCCTGTTCTGGCTGGTTGTTGCCGGGAACGCTCAATTACGTGCCCATCTGTTTCCCTATCATGGGGTTTATCTGCAGCGTATTGGTAAAGATATTCAGGGTGCGACACGCGGTATTTTCCCCCCGGCGGGTATGCGTGGCGGATTACCGGGCCTGGTCCATGGTTTGGGTCTTCTGGCCATTTCCGCCATGGGGGCTTCGGGGGTGGTGATGTTTGTGATGATTTATGCGGCTGGCGGCGTCAAGCCCGGCGATGCTTATGGCATTCCCCATGCCATCCATTCCCTGATTGCCAATCTGGTATGGGCTTACTGGTGGGGTCATATTGCCATGGCTCTGCTGCATGCGTCGCGTACCCCACGGATTTTGCGAATATTTATTCCCTAA
- a CDS encoding YncE family protein yields the protein MKKTALARYVLSVMTIFLLFLGVANAGTSTFKLIKVILLPTTDQGGDAVSYDPFNHCVYVSMGKTDAGGVVINADTNALVKVVRDGLVRPYGMAFDHQYVYWTSNKLEHSAGAGNNTVPEKKSRIFVVNKADWKVVNVFDTVGSGADGIWVDQKLGRLYVAMDDSNWIDVYTLGKAPKFVGKISLYPETGHGPDLGVLLSARHLLYMPDDSWEEKINLLNGQIEDKTNVAPYFPVSATKHHPDTKGQIVDPENHTLWVGTTGSRIFVFNAGNLKVLKQLPARAGIDQVAYDPAYHLVYAFESNAKGFNVYNARTMKPVTFVSTGYGKTHTGAVDPGNHKIFVYVGEAHAVYVYQPVHD from the coding sequence ATGAAAAAAACCGCACTGGCCAGATATGTGCTTTCGGTAATGACCATTTTTTTGCTATTTTTGGGGGTTGCCAATGCCGGAACAAGCACATTCAAGCTGATCAAAGTTATTCTATTGCCGACCACGGATCAAGGTGGTGATGCAGTCAGTTATGATCCTTTCAATCATTGTGTTTATGTATCCATGGGAAAGACCGATGCCGGTGGCGTGGTCATCAATGCGGATACGAACGCACTCGTCAAGGTGGTTCGTGACGGTCTTGTCCGTCCATATGGTATGGCTTTTGACCATCAATACGTTTATTGGACATCCAATAAACTGGAGCATTCGGCGGGCGCGGGCAATAATACTGTACCTGAAAAAAAGTCCAGAATTTTTGTTGTCAATAAGGCTGACTGGAAGGTGGTTAATGTCTTTGATACGGTAGGTTCTGGTGCTGATGGCATCTGGGTGGACCAGAAATTGGGACGCCTTTATGTGGCCATGGATGACAGTAACTGGATTGATGTTTATACCTTGGGAAAAGCACCCAAATTTGTCGGGAAAATTTCCTTGTATCCGGAAACTGGTCATGGTCCTGATCTGGGTGTGTTGCTGAGTGCCCGGCATTTGTTGTACATGCCGGATGATTCCTGGGAAGAAAAAATCAATTTGCTGAACGGGCAAATTGAAGACAAGACCAATGTTGCTCCTTACTTTCCGGTCTCAGCGACAAAGCATCATCCTGATACCAAGGGACAAATTGTTGATCCGGAAAATCATACACTTTGGGTGGGCACTACGGGTTCCCGGATTTTTGTCTTTAATGCGGGCAATTTGAAAGTGCTCAAGCAGTTGCCTGCGCGAGCCGGTATTGATCAGGTTGCCTATGATCCGGCCTATCATTTGGTTTATGCCTTTGAAAGTAATGCCAAAGGCTTCAATGTCTATAATGCCCGAACCATGAAACCGGTTACTTTTGTCTCTACCGGTTATGGCAAGACCCATACTGGAGCGGTAGACCCCGGTAATCACAAGATTTTTGTTTATGTGGGCGAGGCGCATGCGGTTTATGTGTATCAGCCTGTCCATGATTGA
- a CDS encoding TonB-dependent receptor, whose product MSKSVSLRPLVLALVTGGVLLTATSVMADTITAATVSSQDNEAVNVGEVNAAAASQSFLGSRGVHSLTQKHRFDSGQSIKVLGKQQIAAAGPVGGSAQALAYAPGVNVTGYGNTGSTKTSISVNGISQGWGGFGGSVIDAGNLSVTFDGVPMVNPSTGLWESPQVPQTGILQGIGITYGPGNPVNRWYNNIGGQIAFVPLQPTAQPGASIKMTYGSYNSKNIVFNVRTGSIDGWSTIMAGGAGSSNSYRQSPDGFANPSYNYAWFLKTKKTYTDGNFSLGAYLAKGSGYRPVPVPVNPIAGVTYTGAATGPLYSQKTTGFYSSIPFDIWNKDDSNTTWLIYSKLNQKLDKTFALHNMIWYRYGHRLHQHYNNYGLSNPSNLYEYNNPHDSVYGDKLWISAKLPYNDVSFGGFFLNSQYNTKNAFYNPADGGSLALPNHSYRNDIFSQTDLAAFVQDRISPMHNLHITPGVRFINYQTQYTQGADIPGATGTNQGKLPASNKSFTKVEPSVDFNWKPLQWLAVFASYAQAYKEPQVGGGGGLYQSIRPVYNLEHSADYNAGIKLHFNDADYLHHFFVMFSFYHLHFSNQFVAAYDANGNYLGDADGDSIYQGVNIALEDDPLYNVHVFANLNFEKATFAHYTTGGVSYQGLPVSNVPESTFNIGAKYRYFLDGILISPSIWYTYTGAQNMWNNNTVMPSSQKIPTYDTLNLGLESVIPTHGSLPLLKDVKLNLDMLNVTNNHYNPFEYVTSGGLLGGNSQGQVLALPGAPFTVYGSISADF is encoded by the coding sequence ATGAGTAAATCCGTATCATTACGTCCTTTGGTGTTGGCCCTCGTGACTGGTGGTGTGTTGTTGACGGCTACCAGTGTCATGGCAGATACCATCACTGCTGCCACGGTAAGCAGTCAGGACAACGAAGCGGTGAATGTGGGAGAGGTCAATGCGGCCGCTGCTTCTCAATCCTTTCTGGGTAGCAGAGGAGTACATTCGCTCACCCAGAAACACCGTTTTGACTCCGGTCAGTCCATAAAGGTATTGGGTAAACAACAAATTGCAGCTGCAGGACCGGTGGGCGGCAGTGCTCAGGCATTAGCCTACGCACCAGGCGTAAATGTGACGGGATACGGAAATACCGGCTCCACCAAAACATCCATCAGTGTCAATGGAATCAGTCAGGGCTGGGGTGGTTTTGGCGGGAGTGTCATAGATGCCGGTAACCTCTCGGTGACTTTTGATGGCGTTCCCATGGTCAATCCATCCACTGGTCTTTGGGAAAGTCCGCAAGTCCCACAAACGGGAATTTTACAGGGAATTGGTATCACCTACGGGCCGGGTAATCCGGTGAATCGCTGGTATAACAATATTGGCGGCCAAATCGCCTTTGTCCCTTTGCAGCCAACGGCACAGCCGGGCGCCAGCATCAAGATGACCTATGGAAGCTATAATTCCAAGAATATTGTGTTCAATGTCCGTACCGGCAGCATAGACGGATGGTCAACCATTATGGCGGGTGGCGCAGGATCCAGTAACAGTTACCGGCAAAGCCCCGATGGATTCGCGAACCCGAGTTACAATTATGCCTGGTTTCTGAAAACCAAAAAAACCTATACGGATGGGAATTTTTCATTGGGGGCCTATCTGGCCAAGGGTTCCGGATACCGTCCGGTTCCGGTTCCGGTCAACCCTATTGCCGGCGTTACTTATACCGGTGCCGCAACGGGACCATTATATAGCCAGAAAACTACCGGGTTTTATTCGTCCATTCCCTTTGATATCTGGAACAAGGATGACAGCAACACGACCTGGTTGATTTACAGCAAGCTGAATCAGAAGCTGGATAAAACCTTTGCTTTGCACAATATGATCTGGTATCGCTACGGCCATCGCTTGCATCAGCATTATAATAATTACGGCTTGAGTAATCCCAGCAATCTCTATGAATACAACAATCCTCATGACAGCGTGTACGGGGACAAGCTATGGATTTCCGCCAAGCTTCCCTACAATGATGTCAGCTTCGGCGGCTTCTTTCTGAACAGCCAATACAATACCAAAAACGCTTTTTATAATCCGGCGGATGGTGGTTCTCTTGCGCTTCCCAATCATTCCTATCGGAATGATATTTTTAGCCAGACGGACCTGGCGGCATTTGTGCAGGATCGCATCAGCCCCATGCATAATCTGCATATTACTCCGGGGGTGCGCTTTATCAATTATCAGACCCAATACACACAGGGGGCAGATATACCCGGAGCGACAGGCACCAATCAGGGCAAGCTGCCTGCTTCCAATAAAAGCTTTACCAAGGTGGAACCCTCGGTGGATTTCAACTGGAAGCCGCTGCAGTGGTTGGCGGTATTTGCAAGTTATGCCCAGGCCTACAAAGAACCGCAGGTTGGCGGTGGTGGTGGTCTCTACCAGAGTATCCGGCCGGTGTATAACCTTGAACATAGTGCGGATTATAATGCCGGCATAAAATTGCATTTTAATGATGCGGATTATCTGCACCATTTCTTCGTCATGTTCAGTTTTTATCATCTGCATTTCAGCAACCAGTTTGTTGCCGCCTATGATGCTAATGGAAATTATCTCGGGGACGCCGATGGTGACTCCATTTACCAGGGTGTGAACATCGCTCTGGAAGATGATCCCCTTTATAATGTCCATGTTTTTGCCAACCTGAATTTCGAGAAAGCCACTTTTGCACACTATACGACGGGTGGCGTCAGTTATCAGGGCTTGCCGGTATCCAATGTTCCCGAAAGCACGTTTAACATTGGTGCCAAATATCGTTATTTTCTGGATGGTATCCTGATTTCGCCCAGCATTTGGTACACCTATACCGGTGCCCAGAATATGTGGAATAACAATACGGTTATGCCCAGCAGCCAGAAAATTCCCACCTATGACACGCTGAACCTCGGGCTGGAAAGCGTAATTCCCACCCATGGATCGTTACCTCTGCTGAAAGACGTGAAGCTCAACCTGGATATGTTGAATGTGACCAACAATCATTATAATCCGTTTGAGTACGTTACTTCCGGTGGTTTGCTCGGTGGAAATTCGCAAGGACAGGTGCTGGCTCTCCCCGGAGCACCATTTACTGTCTATGGAAGTATTTCTGCTGACTTCTAA